A stretch of the Solanum dulcamara chromosome 6, daSolDulc1.2, whole genome shotgun sequence genome encodes the following:
- the LOC129891734 gene encoding G-type lectin S-receptor-like serine/threonine-protein kinase At4g03230 isoform X4 codes for MILGQVAGKVYVMQLSNFLLLLILCRCDARSRIDGSSKLVDNGETLVSDGEQFAMGFFSDDAGLHKYVGIWYNKLNPRTVVWVANRDIPIRASRQKKENISVVVEDGNLKVLNSISRKNYFSTGLVDSNSISRAELLDTGNLVLVDKSGTKMWQSFQNPTDTFLQGMKMESLELTSWDGSGSGNRKYKFQLPRDSKNYVIVEIKNGVSKIHWKGSVQGYAKSPAYEPFRFSEMPAYVTSFLSNYSGEAKGKSFKYTGFFEDARLLMNSSGKVQFYSWDKERGWSLLWSAPKDICDEFRKCGKFEICNSNERPVCRCLPGFKSDDPEDYGEGEFSGGCSRISTSSCKEDTFVDLSSMEFSNPEWPDTTIKTSENCRRHCLGNCSCQAYTYYDNEGCWFWGLKLNNLQEDYTEVGTQGPLNTTMTSSRNLRPLVISISLILGVMVLCGIGYIIYLNKRVARSEEAREIVLGMPMEYLPHRDSSDEDLITEDDKKRIDVPFFSLNRILVATENFSNASKLGRGGFGPVYKGKFLGGIDMAVKRLSSNSGQGVEEFKTEVMLIAKLQHRNLVRLLGYCVERNEKILLYEYMPNKSLDTFLFDHAFCRILDWRIRFEIILGIARGLLYLHQDSRLRIIHRDLKTSNILLDEEMNAKISDFGLARIVEGKNTEANTNKVVGTYGYMSPEYALEGLFSIKSDVFAFGVVLLEIISGRRNMEFFEDVNLIGYVWRLWMKDRALDVMDQTIVESCDEKEVIKCVNVALLCVQEDPAERPVMSNVVFMLGGESMTLPRPNQPALISRRNSAGPSTSSSSSKLYSISNNGLTITQQVGR; via the exons atgatatTGGGTCAAGTTGCTGGAAAAGTTTATGTTATgcaattaagtaattttctcTTGTTGTTGATTTTATGTCGATGTGATGCAAGGAGCAGGATCGATGGAAGCAGTAAGTTAGTTGACAATGGGGAAACACTCGTATCTGATGGAGAACAGTTCGCAATGGGATTCTTTTCTGATGATGCTGGGTTACACAAATATGTAGGCATATGGTATAACAAGTTAAATCCCAGAACTGTTGTATGGGTTGCTAATCGGGATATTCCGATTCGGGCTTCAAGACAAAAGAAGGAGAATATTTCCGTGGTCGTTGAAGATGGTAACCTCAAAGTGTTGAATTCAATTAGTAGAAAGAAttatttctccacaggactagTAGATAGTAACTCTATCAGTAGAGCAGAGTTGTTGGATACTGGGAACTTGGTTTTAGTTGATAAATCAGGAACTAAAATGTGGCAGAGTTTTCAGAATCCAACGGATACTTTCCTTCAAGGAATGAAAATGGAGAGTCTGGAATTAACTTCTTGGGATGGATCAGGAAGTGGAAATAGGAAGTACAAATTCCAACTTCCAAGAGACAGCAAAAATTATGTCATAGTTGAGATTAAGAATGGGGTGAGTAAAATTCACTGGAAAGGGTCTGTACAAGGGTATGCGAAATCACCTGCTTATGAACCCTTCAGATTCAGTGAGATGCCCGCTTATGTCACCTCCTTTTTATCCAATTATTCAGGGGAAGCGAAAGGAAAATCATTCAAATATACTGGTTTTTTCGAAGATGCTAGACTCCTGATGAACTCCTCCGGGAAAGTACAATTCTACTCTTGGGATAAAGAGCGTGGGTGGTCCTTGTTATGGTCTGCCCCAAAAGATATATGCGACGAGTTCAGAAAATGTGGGAAATTTGAGATTTGTAACAGCAATGAAAGGCCAGTGTGCAGATGTTTACCTGGGTTTAAGAGTGATGATCCAGAAGATTATGGAGAAGGGGAATTTTCAGGTGGTTGTTCGAGAATATCAACTAGCTCGTGCAAAGAAGACACATTTGTGGATCTGAGCTCAATGGAATTCTCGAATCCAGAATGGCCAGATACAACTATTAAAACCAGTGAGAACTGCCGCAGACATTGTCTTGGCAACTGTTCGTGCCAAGCATACACATATTATGATAATGAAGGATGCTGGTTTTGGGGGTTGAAGCTCAATAATCTCCAGGAGGACTACACTG AAGTTGGAACACAAGGACCATTGAACACAACGATGACATCCTCAAGGAATCTGAGACCCCTTGTTATTTCCATCTCTCTAATTCTTGGAGTTATGGTTCTGTGCGGCATTGGTTATATAATTTATCTGAACAAAAGAGTGGCAAGAAGTGAAG AAGCCAGAGAAATTGTTTTGGGAATGCCTATGGAGTACTTGCCTCATAGAGATAGTTCTGATGAAGATTTAATCACTGAAGATGATAAGAAACGGATTGATGTCCCGTTTTTCAGCCTGAATAGAATACTAGTTGCTACAGAAAATTTCTCAAATGCAAGTAAGCTAGGGAGAGGTGGATTTGGACCTGTTTATAAG GGTAAGTTCCTAGGAGGTATAGATATGGCAGTTAAAAGATTGTCAAGTAACTCTGGGCAAGGTGTTGAAGAATTTAAAACTGAAGTAATGTTAATTGCCAAACTGCAGCACAGAAATTTAGTTAGGCTTCTAGGCTATTGTGTTGAGAGAAATGAAAAGATTTTGTTGTATGAATATATGCCCAACAAAAGCTTGGATACATTTCTATTTG ATCATGCATTCTGTCGAATATTGGACTGGAGGATTCGTTTTGAAATTATATTGGGTATTGCTCGAGGGCTACTTTATCTTCACCAAGACTCAAGGCTAAGAATCATTCATAGAGATTTAAAGACAAGCAACATATTGCTAGACGAAGAAATGAATGCCAAAATATCAGATTTTGGCTTGGCAAGGATCGTTGAAGGCAAAAATACAGAAGCCAATACTAACAAAGTCGTTGGAACATA TGGGTATATGTCCCCGGAGTATGCATTGGAGGGACTCTTTTCAATCAAGTCTGATGTATTTGCCTTCGGAGTGGTCTTACTCGAGATCATAAGTGGAAGGAGAAACATGGAATTTTTCGAAGATGTAAATCTCATTGGCTAT GTATGGAGACTCTGGATGAAAGACAGGGCATTAGACGTGATGGATCAAACCATTGTTGAGTCGTGCGATGAAAAAGAAGTGATAAAGTGCGTGAATGTGGCGCTCCTATGCGTTCAAGAAGATCCAGCTGAGCGTCCTGTAATGTCAAATGTAGTTTTCATGCTTGGAGGTGAAAGCATGACACTTCCAAGACCAAATCAACCAGCTTTAATCTCACGAAGAAATAGTGCTGGTCCAAGTACATCTTCTTCGTCTTCTAAGCTGTACAGCATTTCCAACAATGGGTTGACAATAACTCAACAAGTAGGCCGATGA
- the LOC129891734 gene encoding G-type lectin S-receptor-like serine/threonine-protein kinase At4g03230 isoform X1: protein MILGQVAGKVYVMQLSNFLLLLILCRCDARSRIDGSSKLVDNGETLVSDGEQFAMGFFSDDAGLHKYVGIWYNKLNPRTVVWVANRDIPIRASRQKKENISVVVEDGNLKVLNSISRKNYFSTGLVDSNSISRAELLDTGNLVLVDKSGTKMWQSFQNPTDTFLQGMKMESLELTSWDGSGSGNRKYKFQLPRDSKNYVIVEIKNGVSKIHWKGSVQGYAKSPAYEPFRFSEMPAYVTSFLSNYSGEAKGKSFKYTGFFEDARLLMNSSGKVQFYSWDKERGWSLLWSAPKDICDEFRKCGKFEICNSNERPVCRCLPGFKSDDPEDYGEGEFSGGCSRISTSSCKEDTFVDLSSMEFSNPEWPDTTIKTSENCRRHCLGNCSCQAYTYYDNEGCWFWGLKLNNLQEDYTGGFNLSIRIPRIKVGTQGPLNTTMTSSRNLRPLVISISLILGVMVLCGIGYIIYLNKRVARSEEAREIVLGMPMEYLPHRDSSDEDLITEDDKKRIDVPFFSLNRILVATENFSNASKLGRGGFGPVYKGKFLGGIDMAVKRLSSNSGQGVEEFKTEVMLIAKLQHRNLVRLLGYCVERNEKILLYEYMPNKSLDTFLFDHAFCRILDWRIRFEIILGIARGLLYLHQDSRLRIIHRDLKTSNILLDEEMNAKISDFGLARIVEGKNTEANTNKVVGTYGYMSPEYALEGLFSIKSDVFAFGVVLLEIISGRRNMEFFEDVNLIGYVWRLWMKDRALDVMDQTIVESCDEKEVIKCVNVALLCVQEDPAERPVMSNVVFMLGGESMTLPRPNQPALISRRNSAGPSTSSSSSKLYSISNNGLTITQQVGR from the exons atgatatTGGGTCAAGTTGCTGGAAAAGTTTATGTTATgcaattaagtaattttctcTTGTTGTTGATTTTATGTCGATGTGATGCAAGGAGCAGGATCGATGGAAGCAGTAAGTTAGTTGACAATGGGGAAACACTCGTATCTGATGGAGAACAGTTCGCAATGGGATTCTTTTCTGATGATGCTGGGTTACACAAATATGTAGGCATATGGTATAACAAGTTAAATCCCAGAACTGTTGTATGGGTTGCTAATCGGGATATTCCGATTCGGGCTTCAAGACAAAAGAAGGAGAATATTTCCGTGGTCGTTGAAGATGGTAACCTCAAAGTGTTGAATTCAATTAGTAGAAAGAAttatttctccacaggactagTAGATAGTAACTCTATCAGTAGAGCAGAGTTGTTGGATACTGGGAACTTGGTTTTAGTTGATAAATCAGGAACTAAAATGTGGCAGAGTTTTCAGAATCCAACGGATACTTTCCTTCAAGGAATGAAAATGGAGAGTCTGGAATTAACTTCTTGGGATGGATCAGGAAGTGGAAATAGGAAGTACAAATTCCAACTTCCAAGAGACAGCAAAAATTATGTCATAGTTGAGATTAAGAATGGGGTGAGTAAAATTCACTGGAAAGGGTCTGTACAAGGGTATGCGAAATCACCTGCTTATGAACCCTTCAGATTCAGTGAGATGCCCGCTTATGTCACCTCCTTTTTATCCAATTATTCAGGGGAAGCGAAAGGAAAATCATTCAAATATACTGGTTTTTTCGAAGATGCTAGACTCCTGATGAACTCCTCCGGGAAAGTACAATTCTACTCTTGGGATAAAGAGCGTGGGTGGTCCTTGTTATGGTCTGCCCCAAAAGATATATGCGACGAGTTCAGAAAATGTGGGAAATTTGAGATTTGTAACAGCAATGAAAGGCCAGTGTGCAGATGTTTACCTGGGTTTAAGAGTGATGATCCAGAAGATTATGGAGAAGGGGAATTTTCAGGTGGTTGTTCGAGAATATCAACTAGCTCGTGCAAAGAAGACACATTTGTGGATCTGAGCTCAATGGAATTCTCGAATCCAGAATGGCCAGATACAACTATTAAAACCAGTGAGAACTGCCGCAGACATTGTCTTGGCAACTGTTCGTGCCAAGCATACACATATTATGATAATGAAGGATGCTGGTTTTGGGGGTTGAAGCTCAATAATCTCCAGGAGGACTACACTGGTGGCTTCAACCTCTCTATCCGCATTCCCCGTATTA AAGTTGGAACACAAGGACCATTGAACACAACGATGACATCCTCAAGGAATCTGAGACCCCTTGTTATTTCCATCTCTCTAATTCTTGGAGTTATGGTTCTGTGCGGCATTGGTTATATAATTTATCTGAACAAAAGAGTGGCAAGAAGTGAAG AAGCCAGAGAAATTGTTTTGGGAATGCCTATGGAGTACTTGCCTCATAGAGATAGTTCTGATGAAGATTTAATCACTGAAGATGATAAGAAACGGATTGATGTCCCGTTTTTCAGCCTGAATAGAATACTAGTTGCTACAGAAAATTTCTCAAATGCAAGTAAGCTAGGGAGAGGTGGATTTGGACCTGTTTATAAG GGTAAGTTCCTAGGAGGTATAGATATGGCAGTTAAAAGATTGTCAAGTAACTCTGGGCAAGGTGTTGAAGAATTTAAAACTGAAGTAATGTTAATTGCCAAACTGCAGCACAGAAATTTAGTTAGGCTTCTAGGCTATTGTGTTGAGAGAAATGAAAAGATTTTGTTGTATGAATATATGCCCAACAAAAGCTTGGATACATTTCTATTTG ATCATGCATTCTGTCGAATATTGGACTGGAGGATTCGTTTTGAAATTATATTGGGTATTGCTCGAGGGCTACTTTATCTTCACCAAGACTCAAGGCTAAGAATCATTCATAGAGATTTAAAGACAAGCAACATATTGCTAGACGAAGAAATGAATGCCAAAATATCAGATTTTGGCTTGGCAAGGATCGTTGAAGGCAAAAATACAGAAGCCAATACTAACAAAGTCGTTGGAACATA TGGGTATATGTCCCCGGAGTATGCATTGGAGGGACTCTTTTCAATCAAGTCTGATGTATTTGCCTTCGGAGTGGTCTTACTCGAGATCATAAGTGGAAGGAGAAACATGGAATTTTTCGAAGATGTAAATCTCATTGGCTAT GTATGGAGACTCTGGATGAAAGACAGGGCATTAGACGTGATGGATCAAACCATTGTTGAGTCGTGCGATGAAAAAGAAGTGATAAAGTGCGTGAATGTGGCGCTCCTATGCGTTCAAGAAGATCCAGCTGAGCGTCCTGTAATGTCAAATGTAGTTTTCATGCTTGGAGGTGAAAGCATGACACTTCCAAGACCAAATCAACCAGCTTTAATCTCACGAAGAAATAGTGCTGGTCCAAGTACATCTTCTTCGTCTTCTAAGCTGTACAGCATTTCCAACAATGGGTTGACAATAACTCAACAAGTAGGCCGATGA
- the LOC129891734 gene encoding G-type lectin S-receptor-like serine/threonine-protein kinase At4g03230 isoform X3 gives MILGQVAGKVYVMQLSNFLLLLILCRCDARSRIDGSSKLVDNGETLVSDGEQFAMGFFSDDAGLHKYVGIWYNKLNPRTVVWVANRDIPIRASRQKKENISVVVEDGNLKVLNSISRKNYFSTGLVDSNSISRAELLDTGNLVLVDKSGTKMWQSFQNPTDTFLQGMKMESLELTSWDGSGSGNRKYKFQLPRDSKNYVIVEIKNGVSKIHWKGSVQGYAKSPAYEPFRFSEMPAYVTSFLSNYSGEAKGKSFKYTGFFEDARLLMNSSGKVQFYSWDKERGWSLLWSAPKDICDEFRKCGKFEICNSNERPVCRCLPGFKSDDPEDYGEGEFSGGCSRISTSSCKEDTFVDLSSMEFSNPEWPDTTIKTSENCRRHCLGNCSCQAYTYYDNEGCWFWGLKLNNLQEDYTGGFNLSIRIPQVGTQGPLNTTMTSSRNLRPLVISISLILGVMVLCGIGYIIYLNKRVARSEEAREIVLGMPMEYLPHRDSSDEDLITEDDKKRIDVPFFSLNRILVATENFSNASKLGRGGFGPVYKGKFLGGIDMAVKRLSSNSGQGVEEFKTEVMLIAKLQHRNLVRLLGYCVERNEKILLYEYMPNKSLDTFLFDHAFCRILDWRIRFEIILGIARGLLYLHQDSRLRIIHRDLKTSNILLDEEMNAKISDFGLARIVEGKNTEANTNKVVGTYGYMSPEYALEGLFSIKSDVFAFGVVLLEIISGRRNMEFFEDVNLIGYVWRLWMKDRALDVMDQTIVESCDEKEVIKCVNVALLCVQEDPAERPVMSNVVFMLGGESMTLPRPNQPALISRRNSAGPSTSSSSSKLYSISNNGLTITQQVGR, from the exons atgatatTGGGTCAAGTTGCTGGAAAAGTTTATGTTATgcaattaagtaattttctcTTGTTGTTGATTTTATGTCGATGTGATGCAAGGAGCAGGATCGATGGAAGCAGTAAGTTAGTTGACAATGGGGAAACACTCGTATCTGATGGAGAACAGTTCGCAATGGGATTCTTTTCTGATGATGCTGGGTTACACAAATATGTAGGCATATGGTATAACAAGTTAAATCCCAGAACTGTTGTATGGGTTGCTAATCGGGATATTCCGATTCGGGCTTCAAGACAAAAGAAGGAGAATATTTCCGTGGTCGTTGAAGATGGTAACCTCAAAGTGTTGAATTCAATTAGTAGAAAGAAttatttctccacaggactagTAGATAGTAACTCTATCAGTAGAGCAGAGTTGTTGGATACTGGGAACTTGGTTTTAGTTGATAAATCAGGAACTAAAATGTGGCAGAGTTTTCAGAATCCAACGGATACTTTCCTTCAAGGAATGAAAATGGAGAGTCTGGAATTAACTTCTTGGGATGGATCAGGAAGTGGAAATAGGAAGTACAAATTCCAACTTCCAAGAGACAGCAAAAATTATGTCATAGTTGAGATTAAGAATGGGGTGAGTAAAATTCACTGGAAAGGGTCTGTACAAGGGTATGCGAAATCACCTGCTTATGAACCCTTCAGATTCAGTGAGATGCCCGCTTATGTCACCTCCTTTTTATCCAATTATTCAGGGGAAGCGAAAGGAAAATCATTCAAATATACTGGTTTTTTCGAAGATGCTAGACTCCTGATGAACTCCTCCGGGAAAGTACAATTCTACTCTTGGGATAAAGAGCGTGGGTGGTCCTTGTTATGGTCTGCCCCAAAAGATATATGCGACGAGTTCAGAAAATGTGGGAAATTTGAGATTTGTAACAGCAATGAAAGGCCAGTGTGCAGATGTTTACCTGGGTTTAAGAGTGATGATCCAGAAGATTATGGAGAAGGGGAATTTTCAGGTGGTTGTTCGAGAATATCAACTAGCTCGTGCAAAGAAGACACATTTGTGGATCTGAGCTCAATGGAATTCTCGAATCCAGAATGGCCAGATACAACTATTAAAACCAGTGAGAACTGCCGCAGACATTGTCTTGGCAACTGTTCGTGCCAAGCATACACATATTATGATAATGAAGGATGCTGGTTTTGGGGGTTGAAGCTCAATAATCTCCAGGAGGACTACACTGGTGGCTTCAACCTCTCTATCCGCATTCCCC AAGTTGGAACACAAGGACCATTGAACACAACGATGACATCCTCAAGGAATCTGAGACCCCTTGTTATTTCCATCTCTCTAATTCTTGGAGTTATGGTTCTGTGCGGCATTGGTTATATAATTTATCTGAACAAAAGAGTGGCAAGAAGTGAAG AAGCCAGAGAAATTGTTTTGGGAATGCCTATGGAGTACTTGCCTCATAGAGATAGTTCTGATGAAGATTTAATCACTGAAGATGATAAGAAACGGATTGATGTCCCGTTTTTCAGCCTGAATAGAATACTAGTTGCTACAGAAAATTTCTCAAATGCAAGTAAGCTAGGGAGAGGTGGATTTGGACCTGTTTATAAG GGTAAGTTCCTAGGAGGTATAGATATGGCAGTTAAAAGATTGTCAAGTAACTCTGGGCAAGGTGTTGAAGAATTTAAAACTGAAGTAATGTTAATTGCCAAACTGCAGCACAGAAATTTAGTTAGGCTTCTAGGCTATTGTGTTGAGAGAAATGAAAAGATTTTGTTGTATGAATATATGCCCAACAAAAGCTTGGATACATTTCTATTTG ATCATGCATTCTGTCGAATATTGGACTGGAGGATTCGTTTTGAAATTATATTGGGTATTGCTCGAGGGCTACTTTATCTTCACCAAGACTCAAGGCTAAGAATCATTCATAGAGATTTAAAGACAAGCAACATATTGCTAGACGAAGAAATGAATGCCAAAATATCAGATTTTGGCTTGGCAAGGATCGTTGAAGGCAAAAATACAGAAGCCAATACTAACAAAGTCGTTGGAACATA TGGGTATATGTCCCCGGAGTATGCATTGGAGGGACTCTTTTCAATCAAGTCTGATGTATTTGCCTTCGGAGTGGTCTTACTCGAGATCATAAGTGGAAGGAGAAACATGGAATTTTTCGAAGATGTAAATCTCATTGGCTAT GTATGGAGACTCTGGATGAAAGACAGGGCATTAGACGTGATGGATCAAACCATTGTTGAGTCGTGCGATGAAAAAGAAGTGATAAAGTGCGTGAATGTGGCGCTCCTATGCGTTCAAGAAGATCCAGCTGAGCGTCCTGTAATGTCAAATGTAGTTTTCATGCTTGGAGGTGAAAGCATGACACTTCCAAGACCAAATCAACCAGCTTTAATCTCACGAAGAAATAGTGCTGGTCCAAGTACATCTTCTTCGTCTTCTAAGCTGTACAGCATTTCCAACAATGGGTTGACAATAACTCAACAAGTAGGCCGATGA
- the LOC129891734 gene encoding G-type lectin S-receptor-like serine/threonine-protein kinase At4g03230 isoform X6, with the protein MILGQVAGKVYVMQLSNFLLLLILCRCDARSRIDGSSKLVDNGETLVSDGEQFAMGFFSDDAGLHKYVGIWYNKLNPRTVVWVANRDIPIRASRQKKENISVVVEDGNLKVLNSISRKNYFSTGLVDSNSISRAELLDTGNLVLVDKSGTKMWQSFQNPTDTFLQGMKMESLELTSWDGSGSGNRKYKFQLPRDSKNYVIVEIKNGVSKIHWKGSVQGYAKSPAYEPFRFSEMPAYVTSFLSNYSGEAKGKSFKYTGFFEDARLLMNSSGKVQFYSWDKERGWSLLWSAPKDICDEFRKCGKFEICNSNERPVCRCLPGFKSDDPEDYGEGEFSGGCSRISTSSCKEDTFVDLSSMEFSNPEWPDTTIKTSENCRRHCLGNCSCQAYTYYDNEGCWFWGLKLNNLQEDYTGGFNLSIRIPRIKVGTQGPLNTTMTSSRNLRPLVISISLILGVMVLCGIGYIIYLNKRVARSEEAREIVLGMPMEYLPHRDSSDEDLITEDDKKRIDVPFFSLNRILVATENFSNASKLGRGGFGPVYKGKFLGGIDMAVKRLSSNSGQGVEEFKTEVMLIAKLQHRNLVRLLGYCVERNEKILLYEYMPNKSLDTFLFDHAFCRILDWRIRFEIILGIARGLLYLHQDSRLRIIHRDLKTSNILLDEEMNAKISDFGLARIVEGKNTEANTNKVVGTYGYMSPEYALEGLFSIKSDVFAFGVVLLEIISGRRNMEFFEDVNLIGYVGMETLDERQGIRRDGSNHC; encoded by the exons atgatatTGGGTCAAGTTGCTGGAAAAGTTTATGTTATgcaattaagtaattttctcTTGTTGTTGATTTTATGTCGATGTGATGCAAGGAGCAGGATCGATGGAAGCAGTAAGTTAGTTGACAATGGGGAAACACTCGTATCTGATGGAGAACAGTTCGCAATGGGATTCTTTTCTGATGATGCTGGGTTACACAAATATGTAGGCATATGGTATAACAAGTTAAATCCCAGAACTGTTGTATGGGTTGCTAATCGGGATATTCCGATTCGGGCTTCAAGACAAAAGAAGGAGAATATTTCCGTGGTCGTTGAAGATGGTAACCTCAAAGTGTTGAATTCAATTAGTAGAAAGAAttatttctccacaggactagTAGATAGTAACTCTATCAGTAGAGCAGAGTTGTTGGATACTGGGAACTTGGTTTTAGTTGATAAATCAGGAACTAAAATGTGGCAGAGTTTTCAGAATCCAACGGATACTTTCCTTCAAGGAATGAAAATGGAGAGTCTGGAATTAACTTCTTGGGATGGATCAGGAAGTGGAAATAGGAAGTACAAATTCCAACTTCCAAGAGACAGCAAAAATTATGTCATAGTTGAGATTAAGAATGGGGTGAGTAAAATTCACTGGAAAGGGTCTGTACAAGGGTATGCGAAATCACCTGCTTATGAACCCTTCAGATTCAGTGAGATGCCCGCTTATGTCACCTCCTTTTTATCCAATTATTCAGGGGAAGCGAAAGGAAAATCATTCAAATATACTGGTTTTTTCGAAGATGCTAGACTCCTGATGAACTCCTCCGGGAAAGTACAATTCTACTCTTGGGATAAAGAGCGTGGGTGGTCCTTGTTATGGTCTGCCCCAAAAGATATATGCGACGAGTTCAGAAAATGTGGGAAATTTGAGATTTGTAACAGCAATGAAAGGCCAGTGTGCAGATGTTTACCTGGGTTTAAGAGTGATGATCCAGAAGATTATGGAGAAGGGGAATTTTCAGGTGGTTGTTCGAGAATATCAACTAGCTCGTGCAAAGAAGACACATTTGTGGATCTGAGCTCAATGGAATTCTCGAATCCAGAATGGCCAGATACAACTATTAAAACCAGTGAGAACTGCCGCAGACATTGTCTTGGCAACTGTTCGTGCCAAGCATACACATATTATGATAATGAAGGATGCTGGTTTTGGGGGTTGAAGCTCAATAATCTCCAGGAGGACTACACTGGTGGCTTCAACCTCTCTATCCGCATTCCCCGTATTA AAGTTGGAACACAAGGACCATTGAACACAACGATGACATCCTCAAGGAATCTGAGACCCCTTGTTATTTCCATCTCTCTAATTCTTGGAGTTATGGTTCTGTGCGGCATTGGTTATATAATTTATCTGAACAAAAGAGTGGCAAGAAGTGAAG AAGCCAGAGAAATTGTTTTGGGAATGCCTATGGAGTACTTGCCTCATAGAGATAGTTCTGATGAAGATTTAATCACTGAAGATGATAAGAAACGGATTGATGTCCCGTTTTTCAGCCTGAATAGAATACTAGTTGCTACAGAAAATTTCTCAAATGCAAGTAAGCTAGGGAGAGGTGGATTTGGACCTGTTTATAAG GGTAAGTTCCTAGGAGGTATAGATATGGCAGTTAAAAGATTGTCAAGTAACTCTGGGCAAGGTGTTGAAGAATTTAAAACTGAAGTAATGTTAATTGCCAAACTGCAGCACAGAAATTTAGTTAGGCTTCTAGGCTATTGTGTTGAGAGAAATGAAAAGATTTTGTTGTATGAATATATGCCCAACAAAAGCTTGGATACATTTCTATTTG ATCATGCATTCTGTCGAATATTGGACTGGAGGATTCGTTTTGAAATTATATTGGGTATTGCTCGAGGGCTACTTTATCTTCACCAAGACTCAAGGCTAAGAATCATTCATAGAGATTTAAAGACAAGCAACATATTGCTAGACGAAGAAATGAATGCCAAAATATCAGATTTTGGCTTGGCAAGGATCGTTGAAGGCAAAAATACAGAAGCCAATACTAACAAAGTCGTTGGAACATA TGGGTATATGTCCCCGGAGTATGCATTGGAGGGACTCTTTTCAATCAAGTCTGATGTATTTGCCTTCGGAGTGGTCTTACTCGAGATCATAAGTGGAAGGAGAAACATGGAATTTTTCGAAGATGTAAATCTCATTGGCTATGTAG GTATGGAGACTCTGGATGAAAGACAGGGCATTAGACGTGATGGATCAAACCATTGTTGA